The following are encoded in a window of Cupriavidus oxalaticus genomic DNA:
- a CDS encoding formylglycine-generating enzyme family protein, with the protein MGSNTSDPAERPPHQVTISQPFAIGRFEVTVEQWSACVDAGGCQRVPTIAESAKNSPMRDVSWDDAQQYVEWLSKTTGKAYRLPTEAEWEYAARGGTASAFWWGDQMRKGNANCKECGDPWSGDAPAPVGSFAANPWGLHDVNGSVWEWVADCWHSSYKGAPVDGRAWNENACGARVIRGGSWREGVSYMVSSTRFKYSPSVRQSQNGFRVARDMK; encoded by the coding sequence ATGGGCAGCAACACCAGCGATCCGGCGGAAAGGCCGCCGCACCAGGTCACCATCAGCCAGCCGTTCGCGATCGGCCGCTTCGAAGTCACGGTCGAGCAGTGGAGTGCCTGTGTCGACGCCGGCGGCTGCCAGCGCGTGCCGACCATTGCTGAAAGCGCCAAGAACTCACCGATGCGCGATGTCAGCTGGGATGATGCGCAACAGTACGTGGAGTGGCTGAGCAAGACCACCGGCAAGGCCTACCGCCTGCCGACCGAGGCGGAATGGGAATACGCGGCGCGCGGCGGCACCGCCAGCGCGTTCTGGTGGGGCGACCAGATGCGCAAGGGCAACGCCAACTGCAAGGAATGCGGCGATCCGTGGAGCGGCGATGCGCCGGCGCCGGTGGGCTCGTTCGCCGCCAACCCGTGGGGCCTGCATGACGTCAACGGCAGCGTGTGGGAATGGGTCGCCGACTGCTGGCACAGCTCGTACAAGGGCGCGCCCGTGGACGGGCGCGCATGGAACGAGAACGCCTGCGGCGCGCGCGTGATACGTGGCGGCTCCTGGCGCGAAGGGGTCAGCTACATGGTGTCCTCCACGCGCTTCAAGTACAGCCCGAGCGTGCGGCAGTCGCAGAACGGCTTCCGCGTCGCGCGCGACATGAAATAG
- a CDS encoding protein kinase domain-containing protein has translation MSGRAVTSLKDLIRKFQNGGLSDDEFVASFETALAQDPTSPSQAARVVIEENTRFPFPPAVYAEVMRRIERRSATRYEGVTEATRMASGPQTGSLYATSPEAGTLPPAAHAKGVGDTLNGRFVLEECLGVGGMGTVYKALDLRKLEASDRKPYIAIKVLNLQFSGHPKSLIALQREARKAQTLAHRNIVTVYDFDRDGPVVFLTMEYLSGNSLNHVLKAPGFSGMPMARAMPIINGMGNALAYAHERGFVHCDFKPANVFLTDSGEVKVIDFGIARGFLPPADESDRTVFDPGSLGGMTPAYASPEMFEHREPDPRDDIYALACVTYELITGKHPYQRMSANQAREAGVKPPQPPQLSRTQWKTMREALSLDRATRTPTVARFLHGMSAVPMTTPSQRSPVMIGGVAAVLAGVSAIGYYAWHVQRQPAAPPAETRAEAPATPSAPVPAATPVTPAPARPAVFSMADVTRALAAVPCSLLSASEKAHTLRVRGFLAESVGQARLREQLAALPGVKGVTVETQPFAADKCDVAKLVAPYWSGNREGGSASSLRLRGKSSQLTDGSPLVLELRTPAQESYVYVDYFAADGKVAHMVPSSRVSAHQAPAGHQATIGEGGAWVVSAPFGTELVVLLTTPVPLFEGRRTEVEGQQDYLRALERPLAQMARTYGSDRISADVVQISTRAR, from the coding sequence ATGTCAGGGCGAGCCGTGACCAGTCTCAAAGACCTGATCCGCAAGTTCCAGAACGGCGGTCTGTCCGACGACGAATTCGTTGCGTCGTTCGAGACGGCGCTGGCCCAGGATCCCACCTCGCCCAGCCAGGCGGCGCGCGTGGTGATCGAGGAAAACACGCGCTTCCCGTTTCCGCCCGCGGTCTATGCCGAAGTGATGCGGCGCATCGAGCGCCGCAGCGCCACCCGGTACGAGGGCGTCACCGAAGCCACGCGCATGGCCAGCGGGCCGCAGACAGGCTCGCTCTACGCGACCTCGCCCGAGGCCGGCACGCTGCCGCCGGCGGCGCATGCCAAGGGCGTGGGCGATACGCTGAATGGCCGCTTCGTGCTGGAAGAGTGCCTGGGCGTGGGCGGCATGGGCACGGTGTACAAGGCGCTCGACCTGCGCAAGCTGGAAGCGTCTGACCGCAAGCCCTATATCGCCATCAAGGTGCTGAACCTGCAGTTCAGCGGCCACCCCAAGTCTCTGATCGCGCTGCAGCGCGAGGCGCGCAAGGCACAGACGCTGGCGCACCGGAATATCGTCACCGTTTACGACTTCGACCGCGACGGGCCGGTGGTCTTCCTGACCATGGAATACCTGTCGGGCAATTCGCTCAACCATGTGCTGAAGGCGCCCGGCTTCAGCGGCATGCCGATGGCGCGCGCCATGCCCATCATCAACGGCATGGGCAACGCACTGGCCTATGCGCACGAGCGCGGCTTCGTGCATTGCGACTTCAAGCCCGCCAACGTGTTCCTGACCGACAGCGGCGAGGTCAAGGTGATCGACTTCGGCATCGCGCGCGGCTTCCTGCCGCCGGCCGACGAGTCGGACCGGACCGTGTTCGACCCCGGTTCGCTGGGCGGCATGACGCCGGCGTATGCGAGCCCCGAGATGTTCGAGCATCGCGAGCCCGACCCGCGCGACGACATCTACGCGCTGGCCTGCGTGACCTACGAACTGATCACGGGCAAGCACCCGTACCAGCGCATGTCGGCCAACCAGGCGCGCGAAGCGGGCGTCAAGCCGCCGCAGCCGCCGCAGCTCAGCCGCACGCAGTGGAAGACCATGCGCGAGGCATTGTCGCTGGATCGCGCCACGCGCACGCCAACCGTCGCACGCTTCCTGCACGGCATGAGCGCGGTGCCGATGACCACGCCGTCGCAGCGCTCGCCGGTGATGATCGGCGGTGTCGCCGCCGTGCTTGCCGGGGTGTCGGCAATCGGCTACTACGCCTGGCATGTGCAGCGGCAGCCCGCCGCGCCGCCCGCCGAGACACGTGCGGAAGCGCCTGCCACGCCATCCGCGCCGGTGCCGGCGGCAACGCCGGTAACGCCTGCCCCGGCGCGCCCCGCGGTGTTCTCCATGGCCGATGTCACCAGGGCGCTCGCCGCCGTGCCGTGTTCGCTGCTCAGCGCCAGTGAGAAAGCCCATACGCTGCGCGTGCGCGGTTTCCTGGCCGAAAGCGTGGGGCAGGCGCGCCTGCGCGAGCAGCTCGCGGCGTTGCCGGGCGTGAAGGGCGTGACCGTCGAGACCCAGCCCTTTGCCGCCGACAAGTGCGATGTCGCCAAGCTGGTCGCGCCATACTGGTCCGGCAATCGCGAAGGCGGCAGCGCCTCGTCATTGCGGCTGCGCGGCAAGAGCTCGCAGCTGACCGATGGCTCGCCGCTGGTGCTGGAGCTGCGTACGCCGGCGCAGGAGTCGTATGTCTACGTCGACTACTTCGCGGCCGACGGCAAGGTCGCGCACATGGTGCCAAGCAGCCGGGTGTCGGCCCACCAGGCCCCCGCAGGCCACCAGGCGACGATCGGAGAAGGCGGCGCCTGGGTCGTGTCGGCTCCCTTCGGCACGGAGCTGGTGGTACTGCTGACGACGCCGGTGCCGCTGTTCGAAGGGCGCCGCACCGAGGTGGAAGGGCAGCAGGATTACCTGCGCGCGCTGGAAAGGCCGCTGGCGCAGATGGCGCGCACCTATGGCAGCGACCGCATCAGCGCGGACGTAGTGCAGATTTCGACGCGTGCGCGCTGA
- a CDS encoding DEAD/DEAH box helicase → MTQHDIRAEQAIASATDASITSDAAQIIESPLDKLDAMLNGNPAAEAAAATETTPTESGFARLGLDAAILRALSELNYNTPTPVQAQAIPAFLAGRDLLVSSQTGSGKTAAFMLPAIQRISEMPAPQRPTEPAKRMKGKRPRPSPAQPALLVLTPTRELALQVTEAAAKYGRNLRRIVCASILGGMPYPKQLAALAKMPDILVATPGRLLDHIDAGRIDLSALQMLVFDEADRMLDMGFADDIDAIVNATPASRQTLMFSATLDARIAQLASRQLKDPQRIEIAAARADQSHIEQRLHYTDDMSHKERLLDHLLRDVGLKQAIVFTATKRDADSLAERLSDTGFAAGALHGDMTQGARNRTLTALRRGNLRILVATDVAARGIDVPDITHVVNFDLPKQAEDYVHRIGRTGRAGRSGIAINLVNHGDVFQWRRIERFTNQRIDASVIEGLEPRRSPKPRSNFGGKPGGRGDFRGNGGGYRGGERSFGDRKFGGGERSFGDRKFGGESRGFGNRTEGARPFGDDNRGGFGNREGGYRGQGGNGGYRSANDGARGFGNREGGREGGRSFGDDNRGGFGNRDGARSFGDGNRNSGGYRGNGEGRSFGNRDGNRGFGGGYGGNGGNGGNGGNGGNRNSRSRYER, encoded by the coding sequence ATGACCCAGCACGACATTCGTGCGGAGCAAGCTATTGCCTCCGCGACCGACGCTTCGATCACTTCCGACGCTGCCCAGATTATCGAGAGCCCGCTCGACAAGCTCGACGCCATGCTCAACGGCAACCCGGCAGCCGAAGCTGCGGCCGCCACGGAAACCACGCCGACTGAAAGCGGCTTTGCCAGGCTTGGCCTCGACGCGGCCATCCTGCGCGCGCTTTCCGAACTGAACTACAACACGCCGACCCCGGTGCAGGCGCAGGCCATCCCGGCCTTCCTGGCCGGCCGCGACCTGCTGGTGTCGAGCCAGACCGGCTCGGGCAAGACCGCCGCGTTCATGCTGCCCGCGATCCAGCGCATCAGCGAAATGCCGGCGCCGCAGCGCCCGACCGAGCCCGCCAAGCGCATGAAGGGCAAGCGCCCCCGTCCGTCGCCGGCCCAGCCCGCCCTGCTGGTGCTGACCCCGACGCGCGAACTGGCGCTGCAGGTGACCGAAGCTGCCGCCAAATACGGCCGCAACCTGCGCCGCATCGTCTGCGCCAGCATCCTGGGCGGCATGCCCTACCCCAAGCAACTGGCCGCGCTGGCCAAGATGCCTGACATCCTGGTGGCAACGCCGGGCCGCCTGCTCGACCATATCGACGCCGGCCGCATCGACCTGTCGGCACTGCAGATGCTGGTGTTCGACGAGGCTGACCGCATGCTGGACATGGGCTTTGCCGACGACATCGACGCCATCGTCAACGCCACCCCGGCTTCGCGCCAGACGCTGATGTTCTCGGCCACGCTGGATGCGCGCATCGCCCAGCTCGCCTCGCGCCAGCTGAAGGATCCGCAGCGCATCGAGATCGCCGCGGCCCGCGCCGACCAGAGCCATATCGAGCAGCGCCTGCACTACACCGACGACATGTCGCACAAGGAGCGCCTGCTGGACCACCTGCTGCGCGACGTCGGCCTCAAGCAGGCCATCGTCTTCACCGCGACCAAGCGCGATGCCGACTCGCTGGCCGAGCGCCTGTCCGACACCGGCTTTGCCGCCGGCGCGCTGCACGGCGACATGACCCAGGGCGCGCGCAACCGCACGCTGACCGCATTGCGCCGCGGCAACCTGCGCATCCTGGTGGCCACCGACGTGGCTGCGCGCGGCATCGACGTGCCCGACATCACCCACGTGGTGAACTTCGACCTGCCCAAGCAGGCCGAGGACTACGTGCACCGCATCGGCCGCACCGGCCGCGCGGGCCGCTCGGGCATCGCCATCAACCTGGTCAACCACGGCGACGTGTTCCAGTGGCGCCGCATCGAGCGCTTTACCAACCAGCGCATCGACGCTTCGGTGATCGAAGGCCTGGAGCCGCGCCGCTCGCCCAAGCCGCGCTCGAACTTCGGCGGCAAGCCGGGCGGCCGTGGTGATTTCCGTGGCAATGGCGGCGGCTACCGTGGCGGCGAACGCAGCTTCGGCGACCGCAAGTTCGGCGGCGGCGAGCGCAGCTTCGGTGACCGCAAGTTCGGCGGCGAAAGCCGCGGCTTCGGCAACCGCACCGAAGGCGCACGCCCGTTCGGCGATGACAACCGCGGCGGCTTCGGCAACCGTGAAGGCGGCTACCGTGGCCAGGGCGGCAACGGCGGCTACCGCAGTGCCAATGACGGCGCCCGTGGTTTCGGCAACCGCGAAGGCGGCCGCGAAGGCGGCCGCAGCTTCGGCGACGACAACCGCGGCGGCTTCGGCAACCGCGATGGCGCCCGCAGCTTCGGCGACGGCAATCGCAACAGCGGCGGCTACCGTGGCAACGGCGAAGGCCGCAGCTTCGGCAACCGTGACGGCAACCGCGGCTTTGGCGGCGGTTACGGTGGCAATGGCGGCAATGGCGGCAATGGCGGCAATGGCGGCAACCGCAACAGCCGCTCGCGCTACGAGCGTTGA
- a CDS encoding SUMF1/EgtB/PvdO family nonheme iron enzyme → MSGFPMLPDLYFTGGKAAWSDPRRLPREGLAQALVETRNRTLAWLAPFGQTRRAWDVPRQYDADPPLWTLGHVAWHAEWWCLRGVRQVDRGGVPVPVASEPSLLDGADEWFDPDRIGPDERWEVTLPDVAVVKRYAAEVLDGLLRRVALLPDDNDLTLYPYRRALFHEDAQGEGLAALLQALGMAPAESAPSTAAARPAGHGGTLQFPGGRFTLGWSEADGFAWPDELPPQPTYVPAFEMDVAPVSNAQFLEFIEDGGYERPVWWSASGRQWLMTQERSSPRYWSRHPDSRQWMVERFGTLRTLNPDEAVRHVTLFEAQAWCAWAGRRLPVESEWELAATQNRGLQWGALREWTATPYEPYAGFTAAPSDGEFVGRFGTHQAVRGVSFASPSRLRHARARWALMPEDDLAFVGFRTCAL, encoded by the coding sequence ATGAGCGGCTTTCCCATGCTTCCCGATCTCTATTTCACCGGCGGCAAGGCGGCCTGGTCCGACCCGCGCCGGCTGCCGCGCGAAGGCCTGGCGCAGGCGCTGGTCGAGACGCGCAACCGCACGCTGGCATGGCTGGCACCGTTCGGCCAGACCCGCCGCGCCTGGGATGTGCCGCGCCAGTACGATGCCGACCCGCCGCTGTGGACACTGGGCCATGTTGCCTGGCATGCCGAGTGGTGGTGCCTGCGCGGCGTGCGCCAGGTCGACCGCGGCGGCGTGCCGGTGCCGGTGGCGTCCGAGCCCTCGCTGCTCGACGGCGCCGATGAATGGTTCGATCCCGACCGCATCGGCCCGGACGAGCGCTGGGAGGTCACGCTGCCCGACGTGGCCGTGGTCAAGCGCTATGCCGCCGAGGTGCTCGACGGCTTGCTGCGCCGGGTGGCATTGCTGCCCGACGACAACGACCTGACCCTGTACCCGTACCGCCGCGCGCTGTTCCATGAAGATGCGCAGGGCGAGGGGCTGGCCGCGCTGCTGCAGGCGCTGGGCATGGCGCCCGCGGAATCGGCGCCTTCCACGGCCGCTGCCCGGCCGGCCGGGCACGGCGGCACGCTGCAGTTCCCGGGCGGGCGCTTCACGCTGGGCTGGAGCGAGGCGGACGGCTTTGCGTGGCCCGACGAACTGCCGCCGCAACCGACCTATGTGCCGGCCTTTGAGATGGATGTCGCGCCGGTCAGCAACGCGCAGTTCCTGGAATTCATCGAAGACGGCGGCTACGAGCGGCCCGTGTGGTGGTCGGCGTCGGGCCGCCAGTGGCTGATGACGCAGGAGCGCTCGTCCCCGCGCTACTGGTCACGCCACCCGGACTCGCGCCAATGGATGGTGGAGCGCTTCGGCACGCTGCGCACGCTCAATCCCGACGAGGCGGTGCGCCACGTGACGCTGTTCGAAGCGCAGGCGTGGTGTGCCTGGGCCGGCCGGCGCCTGCCGGTGGAATCGGAATGGGAGCTGGCGGCCACGCAGAACCGCGGGCTGCAGTGGGGCGCGTTGCGCGAGTGGACGGCGACGCCGTATGAGCCTTACGCGGGCTTCACCGCGGCGCCGTCGGACGGCGAGTTTGTCGGCCGCTTCGGCACGCACCAGGCGGTGCGCGGCGTATCGTTCGCCAGTCCGTCGCGGCTGCGCCATGCGCGGGCGCGCTGGGCGCTGATGCCGGAGGATGACCTGGCGTTCGTCGGCTTCCGGACCTGCGCGCTGTAG
- the egtD gene encoding L-histidine N(alpha)-methyltransferase: MPAVPNPPNASSQQTPQTTPRNHHHNGHAVSPAPGAQPALVALANGHAHRPPPQPEFVQQYCEDSGALRRQLLAGLCAEPAAISPKFFYDVLGSRLFEAITDLPEYYPTRTEAAIFASAAPAIAARAGSGCVLVDLGAGNCEKAARLFGSLRPAQYVALDISVDFLRATLSSLQQQHPGIPMLGLGADLCAPFDLPRNVRHGRRLFFYPGSSIGNFSPMEALALLQRLRGAAGRGDGVLIGIDLHKDEAALVSAYDDALGVTAAFNRNMLRNVNRIVGTDFVLADWRHVASFDREASRIQMHLEACRDVRVQWDGGAREFGAGERIHTEDSYKYKQDDFALLLEAAGFDDPVCWTDPRGWFAVFHARG, translated from the coding sequence ATGCCGGCTGTCCCGAATCCGCCGAACGCCTCTTCCCAGCAGACCCCGCAGACTACTCCCCGCAACCATCACCACAACGGCCATGCCGTGTCGCCGGCGCCCGGCGCCCAGCCCGCGCTGGTCGCACTGGCCAACGGCCACGCGCACCGGCCGCCGCCACAGCCCGAGTTCGTGCAGCAGTATTGCGAGGACAGCGGCGCGCTGCGCCGGCAGTTGCTGGCCGGGCTGTGCGCCGAGCCGGCGGCGATCAGTCCCAAGTTCTTCTACGACGTGCTCGGCTCGCGCCTGTTCGAGGCGATCACCGATCTGCCCGAGTACTACCCGACGCGCACCGAGGCGGCCATCTTTGCCAGCGCCGCCCCCGCCATCGCGGCACGCGCCGGCAGCGGCTGCGTGCTGGTGGACCTGGGCGCCGGCAATTGCGAGAAGGCCGCGCGCCTGTTCGGCAGCCTGCGTCCGGCACAGTATGTGGCACTGGATATCTCGGTCGATTTCCTGCGCGCGACGCTGTCCTCGCTACAGCAGCAACATCCTGGCATCCCGATGCTGGGGCTGGGCGCCGACCTGTGCGCGCCGTTCGACCTGCCGCGCAACGTGAGGCATGGCAGGCGGTTGTTTTTCTACCCGGGCTCGAGCATCGGCAATTTCTCCCCGATGGAAGCGCTGGCGCTGTTGCAGCGGCTGCGCGGCGCGGCCGGGCGCGGCGATGGCGTGCTGATCGGCATCGACCTGCACAAGGACGAGGCCGCGCTGGTGTCCGCCTATGACGATGCGCTGGGCGTCACGGCCGCCTTCAACCGCAACATGCTGCGCAACGTGAACCGGATCGTCGGCACCGACTTCGTGCTGGCGGACTGGCGCCACGTGGCCAGCTTCGACCGCGAGGCGTCGCGCATCCAGATGCACCTGGAGGCATGCCGCGACGTGCGCGTGCAGTGGGACGGCGGCGCGCGCGAGTTCGGCGCGGGCGAGCGCATCCATACCGAAGACTCGTACAAGTACAAGCAGGACGACTTCGCGCTGCTGCTCGAGGCCGCGGGGTTTGACGACCCGGTCTGCTGGACCGATCCGCGCGGCTGGTTCGCGGTGTTCCACGCGCGCGGCTGA
- a CDS encoding TerC family protein translates to MEWLTDLFTMQFLTALLSIVVIDLVLAGDNAIVIALAARNLPPHLQKKAIIWGTIGAVVVRSAMTIGVVWLLKIPGLLLVGGLALVWIAYKLLSDDSGEEGHGAGAATLWGAMKTIIIADAVMGVDNVLAVAGAAHGSFLLVVLGLLISIPIVVWGSSLVLKLMARFPAIIYVGAGVLAFTAVKMIVHEPLVKAFFEANPVVNWGLYVLIIGGVLGAGYLVQKRRDQQEPAGSH, encoded by the coding sequence ATGGAGTGGCTTACCGATCTGTTCACGATGCAGTTCCTGACGGCGCTGCTGTCGATTGTCGTCATTGACCTGGTGCTGGCCGGCGACAACGCCATCGTGATCGCACTGGCGGCACGCAACCTGCCGCCGCACCTGCAAAAGAAGGCCATCATCTGGGGCACCATCGGTGCCGTGGTGGTGCGCTCGGCCATGACGATCGGCGTGGTCTGGCTGCTGAAGATTCCGGGGCTGCTGCTGGTCGGCGGCCTGGCGCTGGTGTGGATCGCCTACAAGCTGCTCTCCGACGACAGCGGCGAAGAAGGGCACGGCGCGGGCGCCGCGACCCTGTGGGGCGCGATGAAGACCATCATCATCGCCGACGCGGTGATGGGCGTGGACAACGTGCTGGCCGTGGCCGGCGCCGCGCACGGCAGCTTCCTGCTGGTGGTGCTGGGCCTGCTGATCAGCATCCCCATCGTGGTGTGGGGCTCGAGCCTGGTGCTCAAGCTGATGGCGCGCTTCCCGGCCATCATCTACGTCGGCGCGGGCGTGCTGGCCTTCACGGCGGTCAAGATGATCGTGCACGAGCCGCTGGTCAAGGCCTTCTTCGAAGCCAACCCGGTGGTCAACTGGGGCCTGTACGTGCTGATCATCGGCGGCGTGCTCGGTGCCGGCTACCTGGTGCAGAAGCGCCGCGACCAGCAGGAGCCGGCCGGCAGCCACTAA
- a CDS encoding thymidylate synthase, producing the protein MKQYLDFMRHVYQHGTDKADRTGTGTRSVFGYQMRFDLREGFPVVTTKKLHLKSIILELLWFLQGSTNVRWLQENGVSIWDEWADENGELGPVYGSQWRSWPAPDGRHIDQISDLMAQIRANPDSRRLIVSAWNVADIPRMKLPPCHAFFQFYVADGKLSCQLYQRSADIFLGVPFNIASYALLTHMIAQQAGLEVGDFIWTGGDCHLYNNHFEQVQTQLGRSPLPLPRLKILRKPDSIFDYRYEDFQLDGYQSHAAIKAPVAV; encoded by the coding sequence ATGAAACAGTATCTCGACTTCATGCGCCATGTGTACCAGCATGGCACCGACAAGGCCGACCGCACCGGCACCGGCACGCGCTCGGTGTTCGGCTACCAGATGCGCTTCGACCTGCGCGAAGGCTTCCCGGTGGTGACCACCAAGAAGCTGCACCTGAAGTCCATCATCCTGGAACTGCTGTGGTTCCTGCAGGGCTCGACCAATGTGCGCTGGCTGCAGGAAAACGGCGTCAGCATCTGGGACGAATGGGCCGACGAGAACGGCGAACTGGGCCCGGTGTACGGCTCGCAGTGGCGCTCGTGGCCGGCGCCGGACGGCCGCCATATCGACCAGATCTCCGACCTGATGGCGCAGATCCGCGCCAACCCGGACTCGCGCCGGCTGATCGTGTCGGCCTGGAACGTGGCCGATATCCCGCGCATGAAGCTGCCGCCCTGCCACGCGTTCTTCCAGTTCTATGTGGCCGACGGCAAGCTGTCGTGCCAGCTGTACCAGCGCAGCGCCGACATCTTCCTGGGCGTGCCGTTCAATATCGCCAGCTATGCGCTGCTGACGCACATGATCGCGCAGCAGGCCGGGCTGGAAGTGGGCGACTTCATCTGGACCGGCGGCGACTGCCATCTCTACAACAACCACTTCGAGCAGGTGCAGACCCAGCTGGGGCGCTCGCCGCTGCCGCTGCCGCGGCTGAAGATCCTGCGCAAGCCCGACAGCATCTTCGACTACCGCTATGAAGACTTCCAGCTGGACGGCTACCAGTCGCATGCCGCCATCAAGGCACCGGTGGCCGTATGA
- a CDS encoding dihydrofolate reductase — protein MTILTLVVAKARNGTIGRDNTLPWRLPEDLAHFKRTTMGAPVIMGRKTWDSIGRPLPGRRNIVVSRNPDLRIEGAEVATSLEDAQRLCVGADQIFLIGGAQLYAEAMPSADRLVVTEIDADVEGDAFFPPIDRTQWLETARETHHSEANGFDYAFVTYDRPPSEES, from the coding sequence ATGACGATCCTGACCCTGGTTGTCGCCAAGGCCCGCAACGGCACCATCGGCCGCGACAACACGCTGCCGTGGCGCCTGCCGGAAGACCTCGCGCATTTCAAGCGCACCACCATGGGCGCGCCGGTGATCATGGGCCGCAAGACCTGGGACTCGATCGGCCGCCCGCTGCCGGGCCGGCGCAATATCGTGGTCAGCCGCAATCCGGACCTGCGCATCGAAGGCGCCGAAGTGGCAACGTCGCTGGAGGACGCGCAGCGCTTGTGCGTGGGCGCCGACCAGATCTTTCTGATCGGTGGCGCGCAGCTGTATGCCGAGGCGATGCCGAGTGCCGACAGGCTGGTCGTGACCGAGATCGATGCCGACGTGGAAGGCGACGCGTTCTTCCCGCCGATCGACCGCACGCAATGGCTGGAAACCGCGCGCGAGACGCATCATTCCGAGGCCAACGGCTTCGATTATGCGTTTGTCACCTATGATCGGCCGCCTTCGGAAGAGTCCTGA